The window TATTATAATGCATGAAATAATACACTACATAACTTGTATTATCGGTTTctataaaatttctcaaattagGGTTACAAATACTACTACCAATACCATCACCACTGTACCGGCCTCCACCACCCAGATATCCAATTAATCCAATATAGATGAACGATATGGCAAATAATGGAAATCAGATTATAAAATTAAGCAAGATAAGAGCGCAATAATTTGATTAATATGGGTGGGTTTAGAGTCTAGGTTCTAGAGATATATCCTACTAATCCCACTATTAACTTGAATCTTTCCTCTTCACCACTAAAGTACGTAATCCTCCTCCTGTCACCTGTTATCttctatgtatgtatgtgtgtgtgtgtgtgtgacacCAGTGAATTAGCTACCCAGGTACAAAAACAATCTCTTAGCTAGCTAGGTTAGCAGTGCGAAGTGCAAGAACAAGAGAGAGATCAAAATGCGCATGAAAAGCATCTCCGTTTTCACGTCTTTCTGTACTTTTCTCGTGCTACTACCAATACCATCACCACTGTACCGGCCTCCACCACCCAGATATCCAATTAATCCAATATAGATGAACGATATGGCAATTAATGGAAATCAGATTATAAAATTAAGCAAGATAAGAGCGCAATAATTTGATTAATATGGGTGGGTTTAGAGTCTAGGTTCTAGAGATATATCCTACTAATCCCACTATTAACTTGAATCTTTCCTCTTCACCACTAAAGTACGTAATCCTCCTCCTGTCACCTGTTATCttctatgtatgtatgtgtgtgtgtgtgtgtgacacCAGTGAATTAGCTACCCAGGTACAAAAACAATCTCTTAGCTAGCTAGGTTAGCAGTGCGAAGTGCAAGAACAAGAGAGAGATCAAAATGCGCATGAAAAGCATCTCCGTTTTCACGTCTTTCTGTACTTTTCTCGTGCTCCTGATCATCGTCTCGTTTCATGTACAAACCAAAGCAGCTGATGGTGATGATCAGAATGCCGGGAGATGGAGTCAGAGCGACCGCGTTTATATCGTGTACATGGGTTCCGCAGCAGCCTCATCAACAAGTAGTGACGATCTTTCTTCCTTAAAGGATGATCATGCTCAGCTTCTCAGCTCTGTCAGAACACGGTCGGTAattctatttatatttttaagtatAATCAGGCTGTCCATTTAATCATGTACACGTACGTGTAACATGAAGATGAAGATATGACATAGTTGGAACTAATATGATTAACGTGTCTGTCTATCAACTAATTAAATAGGTTATCCTACCAAGTCGTAACTAGTTAAGCTGTTCGCCCTTCCTAAACTTTACTACTTTATTCTTtcgttaaaattttgatttcgtATGTTTATTGTAAGAGGAAATTACTTGAAGTTGAAAGTTGAATAGTAAGGGTTATATTTGTGGGTGCAGGAAACCAAATGCAGTGGTGTACACTTAGACGCATGGTTTCTCAGGGTTTGCGGGTCGTCTCTCGAACGAAGAGGCGCGATCCATTGCTGAAAAACCTGGAGTTGTATCAGTTTTTCCCGATCCCTTATTGAAACTCCACACTACTCATTCCTGGGATTTCCTCAAGTATCAAACTGCTTTAAAAATCGACTCAAATCTTAACTCAAAAACCACGGACAGAGTTTCATCAGTTACCACCGACGGAACTGACACCATTATCGGTATTTTGGACACAGGTCCTTACGTTAAAATTGGAACAATACAGAGAAAATTAGCATGTTCCATGCGCAAGAATGACACACATGAATTGACTTAAGGTTCGCAGGTGATTAGTAACGAAACCAAAAATTGAATCTAGGTATATGGCTAGAGTCGGAGAGTTTCAATGACAAAGATACGGGTCCGGTTCCGTCACGGTGGAAAGGAACGTGCATGAAATCCCATGATTTCAATTCCTCCAACTGTAATAGGTAATTTACTAATCATGATTTAAATGTGTTACGAAAATTGATATATTTCGTGAAATTATAGGTACTAAACAATATGTTATTTTTGCGATGAACGATCAGGAAGTTGATAGGAGCAAGGTTTTATATAACACTTCTGAATCTGATGGCACAACAGAGATTGATTCACCAAGGGATACACTGGGACACGGCAACCACGTGGCAGGAACAGTAGCAGGGACCGCTGTACCAGGCGCGTCCTACTACGGCGTAGCAGCTGGGACTGCCATAGGAGGCTCCCCGGGTTCAAGGATCGCCATGTACAAGGTATGCTCGTATGGAGGTTGTCCCGGCTCCGACATTTTAGCTGCCTTTGACGACGTGATTGTGGACGGGGTAGGCGTTCTATCCCTCTCGCTTGGTTCAGCCAGTTGGTCTGCGCCGGAGTTGAGCAATGACCCCATTGCGATCGGAGCGTTCCATGCGGAGGAGCTGGAGATTGCCGTGGTCTGCTCCGTCGGGAATGGTGGCCCTTACCCTGAAACCGTTGTGAACGTGGCACCTTGGATTTTGACAGTTGGCGCCACCACCATTGACCGAGATTTTGAGTCTGATGTGGTGTTGGGAGGGGGCAAGGTGATCAAGGGGAGAGGCATAAATTTTTCCAAACTCGAAAAATTGCCCGTGTACTCGTTGGTTTATGCTCTGTCTGCCGGCACACATGACGCTAATGAACTTAGTGCAAGGTAGCAATGCGATTTCCGGCTCCATCCCTAAAATTTCTGATTGGATATCTGTGATTCTCCGATCACATTGCTTCATGTACATTTTTCAGAAACTGCGAAGTAAATTCCATGGAGGCAGAAAAGATCAAAGGGAAGATTGTTCTGTGTGACACCGGCGGTGATTCTTCGAGGAATGGCCAGATTGACACAGTGAAGAGTCTGGGTGGAGCAGGTGTCATTTTTCAAGTAGAACATCCGGGGGTAGCTGCAGGTACATACGTAGCACTTCCGGCAACCGTCATCAGTGTTAAGGACGGTCAAGAAATCCTCTCCTATATCAACTCAACCAGGTAACCCTAACTCTAAAACCAAGCCAAATTTAACTTCATCAATTGGACCTTCATCTCAAAATTAATCGATTACTTATTTGTCAAGAAACCCAGTTGCAACCATCTTACCAACAGTGACGGTGACCAAGTATAAACCAGCGCCCATCGTCGTAAATTTTTCAGCCGGAGGACCTGCATCCGGCACAAGGAACATTCTCAAGGCAAGCAAGCTGGCTTCTCATTTCCGATACCTAATTTTCCAAGAAAAGAGAATACCAATATTCTTAAAGTAGTTTGTTTGCAGCCTGATATTGCAGCACCTGGTGTGAACATTCTTGCACCATGGAAGGGCAATGATTCGCCTGTCGCTCTAGAAGGAAAGGATCCGCCGCAATTCAATATCCTCTCGGGGACTTCCATGGCATGCCCCCATGTTTCGGGGATAGCGGCCACTGTCAGATCTCAAAATCCAACATGGAGCCCCTCTGCGATCAGATCAGCGATCATCACCACAGGTCGAGATTCTTATTTCACAGCGTGTTTTACTTCTGAGCTCGGAAGTTTAAATGCAACTTTCTTTCTTTGCAGCATCTCAAACAAACAATCTGGGAATCCCATTTACCACAGAGAAAAATTCTACAGCCACGCTGTATGATTATGGCGCAGGGGAAGTGACGACAACCGGACCCTTGCAACCAGGGCTGGTTTACGAAACCGAAACCGTTGACTACTTGAACCACCTGTGCTACTATGGCTACGACTTACCGACAATTAAAACCATCTAAAGAACTGTTCCCAAAGAATTTTCTCGCCCCAAGGACTCCAATGCTGATAACATATCCAACGTCAACTACCCTTCAATAGCAATTTCCAACTTTAATGGAAAAGAGAGCAAGAACGTAACCAGGAAGGTTACGAATGTTGCAGGAGATGGCGAAACGGTTTTCAGCGCTACTGTGGATGCGCCTAGCGGTCTAACTGTGAAAGTGATTCCTGAAAAGCTGCAATTTTCCAAGAACAACCAGAAGCTGAGTTACCAAGTGGTTTTCTCTCCCAAGGAAGATATGTTTGGGTCTGTAACATGGACAAACGGAAAGTACAAAGTCCGAAGTCCTTTCGTTATAGACATTTGAAAACTGAGAGGAAGTATTTCAATAAATCAAGTTATAACTATCATCGCTTTGTGTTGCCTCTGCAATAAACATCTGACCTAATAATATAGCAAACACGACGAAGCAGAACAAAGTAAAACCCGCAAACACCCGCTAAATGAAATgctaacacaaaataaaaccccGACCTGCTAATCAAATGCAACACCACAAGAAACCAAGAGATTGGCATGTCATGAAATGACTCCAAGGGATTTCAATGAAAACTTAAGCTGACCTCCACAGTCAATTTGGAAGGGGAAGCCCCTGCCTACAACAGAAGCCAATCTTTATTTCAATCATTCATCTTCCCTAATCACCACATCCGACTCACTATGGTTTCATCACAATCCGGCCTTACCAATGCCAGTTTCCAATATATTGGAAAAGACTACAATCTCTACACATAAATTAAAATGCAATGATTTGGGTAAAATCAAAGAGGCCATATCAAATCGGAAATTCATTCTGCCTAAACAATCAATCAAATCAGAAGACAAGAACGAAAAATTGAGTAAGAACcacattttaaatatattatcaTAACAAAAGAGAACCACTTAACATCACAGTTTGCAGGTCTAGAAGAGCTAGAAGTGAGGTGGAAGTAAATAATAGTCGTAAAGGACTTCACTAAGTCACAAAACGTTTCAGATAACAGATAGAAACTAAGTCACGAAACAAAACGCTTCAGATAACGGATAGAAACAGCACTCCACAACCACAGCTCATAAAAGAGTTCATCTCCAGGCCCTTCACTCAAAAGCCCATTGGTTCTCCCTGCGaacctcctcctcttcctcggGAGTAAAGTCGTTCTTAATGTTGAACGTCTTGCGAATCTCCTCAGGTGTTTTTCCCTTGATCATGTCCGCCACTGTTTGGCAAGTCAGGTCCAGCAAGCTCTTTATGTTCAAATAATTCGCAGCCTATAAACAACACAACTCGATACCATGTTTTCTCAATTAGTTTTACTACCAACAGAATACAGAAATACATAATAGTACAAAGAAACATACATTGGGTGCTTTCATAAGATCTTTTGCTAGAGCCTAGAGACAagtaaaaattattaaaaatccaAGCGCTTCGGAAGCACTTCCTCACACCCAGAAGCACTTCTAAATTTTTTCTGCCAAACTGGCCCGTTGTAATCTAGTGGTCATCAAGTGATTAGTAAATATATAAGCACGaatcataattaaaaaatatttaataataagaCAAACAAATTCACGAATTTGTTCCCCTAAAAGTTTCTAAAAACGTCAATCAGAAATCAGAAACCCTAAAGTAATAAAGCAGTAAAGTAATCGCACTGCAACAGCAGAATcgaaaaaggaggaaaaaagaAGCAGACCAGGATGAGATCGAAAAGCGTGACCTGGTCGACCTTGACGAATTCGGCGTCCCAAGCCTTGAGGTCTTCATCAACGGCGGGGCGTTCTTCGGGCTTCGCGGCCTCGACGTGCTTCCGGCAGTACTCGATGACCTTCGCCAAGATCTTGCTGGTGACGTTGGGCAGAGGGATCCCGTTGTCGGCACAATCGTCCTCCACCATGTGCTTTATCGTCTGAGACTCCAAAGCCACCGCCTCGTCCACCTCAAAAGTCTCCCCGTCCGAGCTCTTCAGAGTTATCTTCCTCTCCGACGACATCGTTTGGATTGCTGCCTTAACCTGAAAACCCGAGCGAGAGAGATGATATTGGGATTTGATAGAGAATTGGAGAATTTGGAggacaaacaaaacaaagtaaTTTTATAAGAAGCCCGACACCTAGCTTCTCattctaataatattttaatttaataatttagtaATTTTATAAAAGCCATATATGTTTTGATGGCCTACAACGGGATCGGAATAGTTTTACGATAAAATaatgagagttttaacgaaaacctgcagttcattttaacgaaaaatcatatttttacattaaaaagttaaacctgatactattcattttaccctttattttgtctttatcgttaaaactcaaagttttcaagtcatttttattagttttccttaaaataattctcactctcattttttttttttgagaacttTATCGAAAAGCTCATgtcccgtttactttaacgaaaaattatatttttacacaaaaaagtcaatcctagtactatttactttactctttattttgttcttatcgttaaaactcaaaaaaattttaaataattctcactctcaattttttttttttgggtgaagaatggaGATTACAACCCAAAgataacaacaaaacaacagCGAAATGAGTCCAAGAGACTCTGGCAGAATCATCAATGGGCTGATTTAATTCAAACATGAGGCTTATCAAATACAAGACCACCAATATCTATGTTATAACTTCAATTGGCCAACTGATTCatcacaatatttttttttctctgtaaATGTGATTCAATTCACACAATATGAAGATCAGAAGCACCCTTATCAATAGCAAGCTGTAaaccaaatcaaatgatgtgcaTTATTGACTATTTGAAAATGTTGTCAGCTCTATACATAACACGTATGTGGcgttaattttaaacataacGTGTAATAGAGTTCTTGTCATGTGAGTTTTTAGCACAAATTGAACATTTAATTGAAGGCGTTATTTTTAAACGTAACATGTAATAGAGTTCTTGTCGTGGGAGTTTTTAGCACAAATTGAATGTTTAATTGAAGGTTCAACAAATCAAAATGTTCGGATGGTAAAATTTCAGGAAGATGAAGTCAAATATCCCATTTAAACCTATTGCCCATCCAACTGAATCTTCCGAATCATCAGCAACGGTCAGAGCCCATTCTATATGTTTGGGATTCGACTGCTTCATCTCAATCCAACCCCCAAGCTTTGTGAACTCATCAAGTTCTGATTCCAACATTAGAGCAACAGATCCAGTTGACCGATTGTCCTGCGAGTTTGTTCCTAGGGGTGGAACAAAGGCTTCAATCATTGTCTCGGGGGATTTGCGATGCACCAAACTGCTAAAAGGAATTGTAATGGCTCCAATTCTATGCTCCCCACATTCACTTGATAACTTAGGTATTTGGTGCAGACCCAGAAGCGACAGCTTTGTTTCTCTAGGAAGTTGATAGACAATTTGCCCAAAGGTGCTTAAGCAGCGCCCAACTCTACCTGAACTCGGTTGCGTTGCTAGTACGGAAACAAACTGAGCCAAGGAAGCGACaacatttgatttttttcaccATTAAGCCAATTGCACTGCCATTTTGTTGATTTAGAAGAGGTGGCCCAAATGATGAACGATCAGCAAGGCCCTTCCCCTGTCATGAGAAACGAAAATCATCCCTGATTTACTAAAATCCATAACAAGACCGATATAACACCAAAATATGTAAAATTTACAGGCATGATTGCCACAAAATAAACACTCTTACCAATGATATGGTGACCCTAGCTGATTCTCAAAGTAAACTTAAAGAACCGAAAAGCAAACAGATACAATCGTTAGGTAGATATTACTTTGTGAGTCATGACCTTAATACTATCAAATAAGCACCTGAAAAGCATTCCAATTTCCACTGGTGCAAACATATCTTatcagaaagaaaaggaaaaggaatactGGAAACAATCTAGGAAACCATTGACATCAATGCGTGTAATACCTGGTGAGAAGGACTAGTAAGAACCACAACATCCCTGCACTGAGCTCCCACTGGAATTGCAATTGCAGACAACCAGTTGCTAACATTAGCCGTATAGGAAGCTTTTGCTAGAGAAAGTGGGCATTCTGAAAGATCAGAAAGCCTACTCTTGTGCTTTTGGCCGGCCACGAATTCTGCAACAAGCGTATCATTCTCCCTAACAGTAGTTTCAAAAACAAACCTCGAATCAATCTCAGTTCTCATTCCGGCTCGAGTAAGAGCATCAGAGCTGTGATCAACCTCATCCTCACTATTAAGCACAAGTAAGAATGCCCCCAAGAGATCAACCTCATCCTCATGTAAGTGTTTAATAGCTTAGTGCTTTATTTGTCATCTATATAATCTGAATAAAAGCTTGTTTCGGAATGCTTCTGGAATTGCCAAAAGTGCTTTCAATTCATATAATCAAACTGCTTTTAGCAGTGTTTAGCAGCAAAAACTAAAAATGCTTCTGGGTTATAGAGGCACTTATAAGTGCATTCCGGAGAAGCACCTGCCAGGCTGCCAgacttgaattttgaatttcttccAATAAGAGCACTTGTAGCAGAACATTCCCCAAAATTTCTCACCATGGGTGCTCTagtattttaaatcaaattactATCAGCTTCGCTTAAGGTTGGTTATTAACTAATTAAATCTGATTAAGCAAAcagcaaaacaaattaaaacataaaaatacatgTGACAAAAAAGGAAGGAGCATTTTCGGAAATACCGGATGTCGGCGAGCTGAAGGCTGAGGGCGGCCATGGACGAGGCTGTCGAACAATTCTTGGGTCGATTTCGTGAAACCTCGTATCTTGTCTGAACAAAAGCTACAGGTTCCATTTTAGAAACCTTACCAACACCTACTGACCCAGACAACGAAGGATTACTGGAAGCGATTTTTCGGAAACTCCGAGGGTTTTTTACATACATAAACCGCTGGAATTTCAAAATCCAGACTCATTTTGCTTCGTtcgtcttctttttctttttgcttaaaATATAAACATTGGTCCTGGTCCTTGCCACGCTGGTTTTCCTTTGGTCCGAGTTGAAAAGTTAGCTTTTTATGTTTAataattttaagaaaattagGTAAAATGACCGTAACTCAAATCTTAATGGTTGAATTAGTCAAAATCAGATATGGACAGCATAGTAAAAATTAGTAAGTTCAGCAGCTGAgattttcaaatatataatttcgGAGAATTTCTTATAATTTTACGCATAACAGAAAAATACTATGTTGACTTATCAACAAGAAAACGGCACAAAATAAATGTCACTCGCTAAGAATCAATTAGAACGTGAAAAGTGCTTAGCTGATGGGTCATTTTTCTCAAACAACACAAACTCtatgtatttatataaaacTTATAATTGTCGAGATTCTGATACTAAATTGCTATAGAAGAAGTTCTCAATATCCCCTTTATAATCATTGTTTTGATGACTCAAATTCAATacccttttgttttatttctccaTCAACATCAAGTATGAAGCATACCATGATTagtacataaataaatactgaTTAATTTTGACTAAATTAGTAAGTTCTTCAGCAAGGTATATAACCCCTTTATCTTTGGCTGAATAAGTCGTTAATGCACTTTTGGAGTAACTTTGGGACAAATAACTTGTATACTCTTTCAGTTGGATGATAACTGTCCCAGAAAACGTACTCTCTGGTATTGTTGCATGTGTTTGGAGACAATCGATTGCACAATCTGACAACCTCTATTCTTCCTGTTCCACAACAACCTTTGTCTTCAACTTTAAATcctgcatgcataaattcatcAGACTTCACGTAATTAACTTGGCTAGGACAACGTGTCACATCTGTACCCAAGTGTGTTTTCGATTGGATTAGAAATCGCTCGAATGAATGAAGCAAAATGTAGATATAATTGAATTAGTACCATATTTTTGTGGCTTGAGGATGATATCCATGAATGGACCGTAGACATCCATCAAAACCACCACTTTGGCATGGAATAGCTGCTTGTTAAGGCGGTCCACCTCCACGGATAGCTTGGAGTTGAACAACTCTGCTGCTTGATTGTATCTCGCAACACAATTTCTTTCTGAACCTCCGTCTACAGTTCTCATTGATGGCAAACATCCAACCGGTGGTAGGCCAGAAATGACAATCCTCCGTGCTCCCAATGCATATAATTCCTTAGTTTAGTTTATATTAAATTAGTACTGCTTTTATAACATGTTCACGTACTTGGAGCCAGAGAAGTTGAAGTATATACCCGCACGAAGGCTGAAGCCTCggccaccataaaatcaatgtaGGCATCTATATTGTATTGCAAGGAGCGTGCAGGTGTATGAAAGTAGGTATTCACTAGGTCGTCACTGCCTGTTACCACAAAGTGTAGGCTCTTGCTTACAATGCTCTTTGCTCTCTTTCCTCCAACATAATTTTTCAGCTTCTCTTTGTATTCTTCCAGCAGTAGTAATTGTTCCGATAGCGGTATAACAGACtgatgatcatttttttttatcatactATTCAGCAAAATATGactaaaatcaagaaaaaaatgagtagaTATTATTTATGTGTGTACCATCATCTCAGATGTTAATGGATCGAATCCTGAAGCGCCTGAAGCAAAGTTTACTCCGGTGGCAAAGTCCTTCTCTTGGAGACTTGGATCAAGATACGCCGGCAAAAGTTTTTTGATTCCCAGTTCCTCCActgaaaaaagaattaattagtAGCCGATAACATTAGTAATTAATTTGATTAGGACTTGTATTATGTATAATAATATATGATTAAGAGATTATTACACACCAACGATGTCTGAGGGCACCTTGCCATTGCCAAATCTTCCGGTAGCCACTCCTCCCACAAAATCTCTTCCATATGGGGGAAAATTGCTTTTAATAATTGTTacaaggttgttgttgttgcctGTATCAACGATTGAATCCCCGAACATAAAAACAGCAggaattgtaacattttttggTAGCTTCACAGTTGCTTGGGCAGTAGAGAATATCAGGTCTAGAGAAccaagcaaaaagaaaaataaactggTCATTGC of the Pyrus communis chromosome 1, drPyrComm1.1, whole genome shotgun sequence genome contains:
- the LOC137734334 gene encoding SKP1-like protein 1B, which codes for MSSERKITLKSSDGETFEVDEAVALESQTIKHMVEDDCADNGIPLPNVTSKILAKVIEYCRKHVEAAKPEERPAVDEDLKAWDAEFVKVDQVTLFDLILAANYLNIKSLLDLTCQTVADMIKGKTPEEIRKTFNIKNDFTPEEEEEVRRENQWAFE
- the LOC137741659 gene encoding uncharacterized protein, which produces MYVKNPRSFRKIASSNPSLSGSVGVGKVSKMEPVAFVQTRYEVSRNRPKNCSTASSMAALSLQLADIRENDTLVAEFVAGQKHKSRLSDLSECPLSLAKASYTANVSNWLSAIAIPVGAQCRDVVVLTSPSHQGKGLADRSSFGPPLLNQQNGSAIGLMVKKIKCCRFLGSVCFRTSNATEFR
- the LOC137729719 gene encoding GDSL esterase/lipase EXL1-like, whose product is MTSLFFFLLGSLDLIFSTAQATVKLPKNVTIPAVFMFGDSIVDTGNNNNLVTIIKSNFPPYGRDFVGGVATGRFGNGKVPSDIVVEELGIKKLLPAYLDPSLQEKDFATGVNFASGASGFDPLTSEMMSVIPLSEQLLLLEEYKEKLKNYVGGKRAKSIVSKSLHFVVTGSDDLVNTYFHTPARSLQYNIDAYIDFMVAEASAFVRELYALGARRIVISGLPPVGCLPSMRTVDGGSERNCVARYNQAAELFNSKLSVEVDRLNKQLFHAKVVVLMDVYGPFMDIILKPQKYGFKVEDKGCCGTGRIEVVRLCNRLSPNTCNNTREYVFWDSYHPTERVYKLFVPKLLQKCINDLFSQR